The following are from one region of the Silene latifolia isolate original U9 population chromosome 9, ASM4854445v1, whole genome shotgun sequence genome:
- the LOC141599072 gene encoding PIGF/3-ketodihydrosphingosine reductase fusion protein isoform X1 codes for MGNARCEASLLGAVWLHGLSGLGLASAFQVAHHFFDINLISNPESTLLLLWVIQCPLVILLYSVYRKNAASCSYLKAVGRGLLGLVVGALLVTTVAISLGAPVGIKYMKRTIYWSLLMSLLTLAPVAAIFGSSWEDWQCIFANTRPAGSVDFMVCLPAHGAILGSWFGAWPMPLDWERPWQEWPICVTYGALVGYTVGMIASVIFVFASNRKQSIKKE; via the exons ATGGGAAATGCGCGTTGTGAGGCTTCATTACTTGGTGCAGTATGGTTACATGGGTTGTCAGGTTTGGGCTTAGCATCCGCCTTTCAGGTGGCACATCATTTCTTCGACATTAACCTCATCTCCAACCCTGAGTCCACTCTGCTTCTTCTTTGG GTTATACAGTGTCCACTTGTAATCTTGCTCTACAGTGTATACCGTAAAAATGCAGCAAGTTGCTCG TATTTGAAGGCGGTAGGGCGGGGCTTACTCGGGCTTGTTGTGG GGGCGCTACTAGTAACAACTGTAGCAATTAGCTTGGGTGCTCCAGTTGGGATCAA GTATATGAAGAGGACAATTTACTGGTCCCTTCTGATGTCATTGCTTACA CTTGCACCTGTTGCCGCAATTTTTGGTTCATCTTGGGAAGACTGGCAGTGTATATTTGCCAATACCAG GCCTGCTGGATCTGTTGATTTCATGGTTTGCCTTCCTGCTCACGGTGCTATTCTTGGGTCTTGGTTTGGCGCTTGGCCAATGCCACTTGATTGGGAGAGGCCTTGGCAG GAGTGGCCCATATGTGTGACCTATGGAGCATTGGTGGGATATACAGTAGGCATGATAGCTTCTGTTATCTTTGTTTTTGCCAGTAACCGGAAACAGTCCATCAAGAAAGAGTAG
- the LOC141599072 gene encoding glycosylphosphatidylinositol anchor biosynthesis protein 11 isoform X2, with amino-acid sequence MGNARCEASLLGAVWLHGLSGLGLASAFQVAHHFFDINLISNPESTLLLLWVIQCPLVILLYSVYRKNAASCSYLKAVGRGLLGLVVGALLVTTVAISLGAPVGIKYMKRTIYWSLLMSLLTLAPVAAIFGSSWEDWQCIFANTRPAGSVDFMVCLPAHGAILGSWFGAWPMPLDWERPWQVHLGARLLRQLAKMPWKLGHTCP; translated from the exons ATGGGAAATGCGCGTTGTGAGGCTTCATTACTTGGTGCAGTATGGTTACATGGGTTGTCAGGTTTGGGCTTAGCATCCGCCTTTCAGGTGGCACATCATTTCTTCGACATTAACCTCATCTCCAACCCTGAGTCCACTCTGCTTCTTCTTTGG GTTATACAGTGTCCACTTGTAATCTTGCTCTACAGTGTATACCGTAAAAATGCAGCAAGTTGCTCG TATTTGAAGGCGGTAGGGCGGGGCTTACTCGGGCTTGTTGTGG GGGCGCTACTAGTAACAACTGTAGCAATTAGCTTGGGTGCTCCAGTTGGGATCAA GTATATGAAGAGGACAATTTACTGGTCCCTTCTGATGTCATTGCTTACA CTTGCACCTGTTGCCGCAATTTTTGGTTCATCTTGGGAAGACTGGCAGTGTATATTTGCCAATACCAG GCCTGCTGGATCTGTTGATTTCATGGTTTGCCTTCCTGCTCACGGTGCTATTCTTGGGTCTTGGTTTGGCGCTTGGCCAATGCCACTTGATTGGGAGAGGCCTTGGCAG GTGCACCTAGGGGCAAGGCTATTGAGACAGCTGGCTAAAATGCCTTGGAAGTTGGGACACACTTGTCCATAA
- the LOC141599072 gene encoding PIGF/3-ketodihydrosphingosine reductase fusion protein isoform X3, producing the protein MGNARCEASLLGAVWLHGLSGLGLASAFQVAHHFFDINLISNPESTLLLLWVIQCPLVILLYSVYRKNAASCSYLKAVGRGLLGLVVGALLVTTVAISLGAPVGIKYMKRTIYWSLLMSLLTLAPVAAIFGSSWEDWQCIFANTRPAGSVDFMVCLPAHGAILGSWFGAWPMPLDWERPWQGVSGAPRGKAIETAG; encoded by the exons ATGGGAAATGCGCGTTGTGAGGCTTCATTACTTGGTGCAGTATGGTTACATGGGTTGTCAGGTTTGGGCTTAGCATCCGCCTTTCAGGTGGCACATCATTTCTTCGACATTAACCTCATCTCCAACCCTGAGTCCACTCTGCTTCTTCTTTGG GTTATACAGTGTCCACTTGTAATCTTGCTCTACAGTGTATACCGTAAAAATGCAGCAAGTTGCTCG TATTTGAAGGCGGTAGGGCGGGGCTTACTCGGGCTTGTTGTGG GGGCGCTACTAGTAACAACTGTAGCAATTAGCTTGGGTGCTCCAGTTGGGATCAA GTATATGAAGAGGACAATTTACTGGTCCCTTCTGATGTCATTGCTTACA CTTGCACCTGTTGCCGCAATTTTTGGTTCATCTTGGGAAGACTGGCAGTGTATATTTGCCAATACCAG GCCTGCTGGATCTGTTGATTTCATGGTTTGCCTTCCTGCTCACGGTGCTATTCTTGGGTCTTGGTTTGGCGCTTGGCCAATGCCACTTGATTGGGAGAGGCCTTGGCAG ggtgttTCAGGTGCACCTAGGGGCAAGGCTATTGAGACAGCTGGCTAA
- the LOC141599071 gene encoding glycosyltransferase BC10, which translates to MVRNRLDPETPDKKTTTTNTIKETSIKIWRLLLSLVLFISGIVIGLISSSHITLTPNHSPSSLSSSFYNSYAIVNHSTNPNHTTHNLNLDFNLNNPSFDDMIHPKELIHSMSDDELFWRASMVPRINGFPFNRVKKVAFMFLTRGALPFLPLWERFFGGYDALFSIYVHTPPGFILNVSPDSVFFARQIPSKRVYWGDVTMADAEKRLLANALLDFSNERFVLISESCIPIYNFKTVYKYLTESVHSFVESYDDPTRYGRGRYNRRMLPDIKLYQWRKGSQWFEMSRTIAVEIISDYKYYDLFRKYCHPSCYPDEHYISTYINMFLGPLNSNRTVTYVDWSLGGPHPANFGRENITESFIQKIRNNGTECLYNSERTTLCYLFARKFDPSALEPLLDLSSKVMGF; encoded by the exons ATGGTGAGAAATCGACTAGACCCCGAAACCCCAGATAAAAAAACAACCACCACAAACACCATTAAAGAAACCTCCATTAAAATATGGCGTCTTCTCCTTTCTTTAGTACTCTTCATTTCCGGCATCGTTATCGGTTTAATCTCAAGCTCTCACATCACTCTAACTCCCAACCACTCTccttcttctctctcttcctcgTTCTACAACTCCTACGCCATCGTTAATCACAGTACCAACCCTAATCACACTACCCATAATCTTAATCttgattttaatcttaataatccgagtttcgacgataTGATACATCCTAAAGAGTTGATTCATTCGATGTCGGATGATGAATTGTTTTGGAGAGCATCTATGGTGCCTAGGATTAATGGGTTTCCGTTTAATAGGGTAAAAAAGGTTGCTTTTATGTTTTTAACTAGAGGTGCTTTACCGTTTTTACCGCTTTGGGAGAGGTTTTTTGGTGGGTATGATGCATTGTTTTCGATTTATGTTCATACTCCTCCTGGGTTTATTCTTAATGTTTCGCCCGATTCCGTTTTCTTTGCCAGGCAGATTCCTAGTAAG AGAGTTTATTGGGGCGATGTAACCATGGCAGATGCAGAAAAGAGGCTTTTGGCTAACGCTCTCCTCGACTTCTCCAATGAACGTTTTGTGCTTATTTCCGAGAGCTGCATCCCAATTTACAATTTCAAAACGGTTTACAAGTACCTCACCGAATCTGTCCACAGCTTTGTGGAGTCATACGATGATCCCACCCGTTACGGCCGAGGGCGCTACAACAGACGAATGCTGCCCGATATTAAGCTCTATCAGTGGAGAAAAGGGTCCCAGTGGTTTGAGATGAGCCGAACCATAGCTGTCGAGATCATATCAGATTACAAGTACTATGATCTTTTTAGGAAATACTGCCATCCATCTTGTTACCCTGATGAGCACTACATTTCTACTTACATCAACATGTTCCTTGGTCCCCTCAATTCTAACCGCACCGTGACTTATGTAGATTGGTCATTAGGAGGACCTCATCCGGCAAATTTTGGGAGAGAGAACATTACGGAAAGTTTTATACAGAAGATTAGGAACAATGGGACTGAGTGTTTGTATAACTCGGAAAGAACAACCTTGTGTTATCTTTTTGCTCGTAAGTTTGATCCAAGTGCTTTGGAACCCTTACTCGACTTAAGCTCAAAGGTAATGGGTTTTTAG